The Solanum pennellii chromosome 11, SPENNV200 genome contains a region encoding:
- the LOC107004889 gene encoding N-glycosylase/DNA lyase OGG1 has translation MQSVRTLSIMKKPTIMASTPSTPPSPQSLPSKTTSLRTLSSKKPRNILTNPIPEEDPKWVPLNLSKSELYLPLTFPTGQTFRWKQTGPIQYTGVVGRSHLVSLKQLDNGDVGYYFHCTTSDSDSESESAADARVALLDFLNVGISLTEVWESFKASDKRFAELAIHLEGARVLRQDPIECLIQFICSSNNNIKRITMMVDFISSLGNYLGAVGGFKFYEFPSLERLAMVSEQELRAAGFGYRAKYIVGTVEALKSKPGGGMEWLAALRKVDLPEAIVSLCSLPGVGPKVAACIALFSLDQHHAIPVDTHVWKIATRYLLPELAGTSLTPKLCNHVADAFVRTYGKYAGWAQTLLFIAELPSQKALLNSTEEKSPNSRKRKLGGITKVPKE, from the exons ATGCAATCAGTAAGAACTCTGTCGATCATGAAGAAACCAACAATCATGGCTTCAACCCCATCAACTCCACCATCTCCACAATCTCTCCCTTCCAAAACCACATCTTTGAGAACCCTTTCTTCCAAAAAACCAAGAAATATTCTCACAAATCCAATCCCAGAAGAAGATCCCAAATGGGTACCCCTAAACTTATCAAAATCAGAACTTTACTTGCCCCTCACTTTCCCAACAGGCCAAACATTCAGGTGGAAACAGACAGGACCCATTCAGTATACTGGTGTTGTTGGTAGGTCCCACTTGGTTTCACTGAAGCAGCTTGACAATGGTGATGTTGGGTACTATTTCCATTGCACTACCTCTGACTCTGACTCTGAATCTGAATCTGCTGCTGATGCTAGGGTAGCccttcttgattttcttaatgTGGGTATTTCTTTAACTGAGGTTTGGGAGAGTTTTAAGGCTTCTGATAAAAGATTTGCTGAATTGGCTATTCATTTGGAAGGTGCTAGAGTACTAAGGCAAGACCCTATTGAGTGTCTTATTCAGTTTATTTGCTCATCTAATAACAATATCAAGAGAATTACTATGATGGTtgattttatttcatcattggGGAATTATTTGGGAGCTGTTGGAGGTTTCAAGTTTTATGAGTTTCCTTCACTGGAAAGGTTGGCAATGGTTTCTGAACAAGAGCTAAGAGCTGCTGGTTTTGGTTACAG GGCTAAATATATAGTAGGTACTGTGGAAGCACTGAAATCAAAGCCTGGTGGAGGTATGGAGTGGCTTGCTGCACTTCGCAAAGTAGATCTTCCTGAGGCCATTGTTTCGCTGTGCTCTCTACCTGGTGTTGGTCCTAAAGTCGCAGCATGTATTGCTCTCTTCTCTCTGGATCAGCACCATGCTATTCCAGTTGATACTCATGTGTGGAAG ATCGCGACCAGATACCTCCTCCCTGAACTGGCAGGAACCAGTCTTACGCCTAAACTTTGCAATCATGTGGCAGATGCTTTTGTGAGGACATATGGAAAATATGCTGGTTGGGCTCAAACTCTGCTTTTTATTGCAGAACTACCTTCACAGAAAGCACTGTTGAATTCTACGGAAGAGAAGTCTCCTAATTCTAGAAAGAGAAAACTGGGTGGGATCACAAAGGTCCCCAAAGAATGA